The region CAATTCAAGTTGGTCAGGGACCATCCATATAACAACACACTATGAGGATTATCtgagtttaaaaaaaaaagatttagagACCAAACATGTAAATTACCTCAAATCATAAAGACCATCGGTGTATTTTACTCTAAAAAATATGTTGACTTTTgtgatatttatttaaaatatagtgATTTTTGTGTAATTTGATCACAtcataaaaataatgaaaattctAATAATACATTCAATTCTTATAACACCTATAAATTTTAGCTAAATGATGATAAAAAGATAATACAAGTGTAAATTTCAATTAATTTGTGTTGGTTTATAACATTTCCATGAATTTCAATACAATGAAAAGGATATGTGAATTATTGGATGATAACATATATTAGAAAGATAAATCGATAGCTTATGTAGTATTATGATTagtctttttttttatatatatataaaactactAGGCGAATATATGTCCGTTGCGTAGAAATAAAACTATatagttatttttttatttttttttcttttgcataTACCTGTTGAATATAACAAGACATTAATTATCGAATAATATGTTTTACGCTAAGTtgatatatatatgtaattattTTGAACCATATTATGAAATATATATTTATCGGAATCATATCATTCAATAGTATCTACCAGCGATTTGCGTCTAAAATCTAAATAAAACTACAAATTATTTTCGATTTAGTATTACAATTTAGCGTTATGATTGATTGATTTAGAAATgacttatttattaatttattattattattattttttatcatGGTTAATTTATATATAAACCATTGTCTTTAAATTAACGCAATATAATTTTTTATGTTGATTAATTAAAAACCATTTATTTTGTTATTTGATAAAAAAACGAATTATATTCAAAAGttgtttttttgtattttttatttaatttgtcttgttttatttataatatttaaatgtttttaactattttgaaaaatagtatatgaataaatttttttaatttattttctcCTCTAAGGATCACAGTTGATAAGCTAAGATTGAAAGATAGATGGAAGAGAGATATGAGACAAGAGATAACAACGATGGCAAGAATGGAAGCTTTGAGGTCTCCGGTCTTCCCTTCCGGTGAAAGCTCCGGCAACAGAAGAAGAGGGCAGCGATGAGGCTGCTGCCCAATTGTTTTCGCATGAATTTTTCAGTCAAAAAGAGCGACACGAAAGGGACGTGATATCTTTAATTGTTATTTCCAGTTTTTGACTAGTCACAACAGAAAGAAATATCTCAGCATTGTTAATCCATAGGTAGTGTGTGTATGGAATATATAGCCTCATGACGTGGTTCCTTTTGTCAGTAAAGGTAAGACTTTTGTTCATTAGATTACAATATTTGCTGAAATTGGTGACGGATTCTATCTTTTTGTAAAGTGTGAGAGAAAGATCAAAGATTAAAGACTTTTCTTCATTAGTTTACAATATATGTTTTCGCTTATTTGACTCAAAAAGTTTCAAAAAGTGAAAACTCAAATTTGAATCAGGCTAGTTAACAATCCGATTTAAGATGTAAAAGAAGTCATTGATTAAGGTCTTAATTAGTGATTGAAATTATAGAGGTTTCTAAACCATTCAACACTAATAACCCACCATCTCTAAAAGCTCCATGAACAAACGATGGATGATAATAGAAACATTGTGGAGCTATAAACTAAAAGCAACTACACTATGAGAACATGCAAGTTTACATATAAAAAAATAGATAATTAATTTGACAAATCCCAcagtaaaaatataaataactTTGTAGTGATCCCGCTTTTGTTCAATTTTGcattacatgtttttttttttttaggttgTGTGCTTCTTCCAATGTCTACAACATGTAAATATTGTTGATCATATGGTTGCATATTATTAAAACTTGTTTCAACCATTTAATAATGACCGAGGACCTCGTTTTCACTTGCTATCTACATTCACTTATACATCATGCACTAAAAGTTGCACATCATGCATAAAAAGTCGTACACCACGCAATAAACTTTCTACCCATCATACATATATCTACCAACTTTCTAACAAACAAAAACACTACATCATTCTATCTCGAGTTAATAGCTCCACTTATCTCCTTCAAACCCCCTAACTTTCCTTCTTCCCTACAAGGGGAAACCCTAACAACCTCTTTTTGAACATTTTGAATCTTTTGTAAAGAAGCAAGAACTTCAGCCATAGGAGGTCTAAACCTATGATCATTATGAAGACATTTTGATGCGAGTGCAGCCACGGCTTGTGCACCCTTTTTTGAGTATTGACCACCTAACCGTGTGTCCATGATTCTTAGGACCCGTTTGGTGTCACTTAGAAACGGTTTCACCCATTCGACTAATGTCTCTTCGACTCCACCCGCTCTTTCTTCGGCTATCGCTCGTCTTCCTGATAGTAGTTCTAATAACACCACACCAAAACTGTACACGTCGTTTTTTTGAGTCAAGTGCCCTAAAAAACAATTAAATCGGTATTAGGAAACTTGTGAGGAGGATTAAATAACTTGTATATTTTTTTCAAAGAATTTTTATTGTAAGATGAAATACGAAAAAACACCTTCATCGTTTTATTGATTTAGCCGGTGGTTATACCGTTATCTATTTTTTACTGTTTAGAGAAACTTGTTTCCTGATTTTTAATATTAAGGCTAAATACAAAAAAACACATCATTTTTATCGATTTAGCAACTAAAATATATTCTTCAATCGATTTAGCCACTAAAATGTTTTCCATTATCGATTAGCCactagactttttttttttttttttttttttttttttttttttttttgtagctaCTGAACAACTTTTTATTATCGATAGAATTTGAGCCACAACATTATTGTTTTAAGAATCACAAAAAAAAAGATATTAAAATGAGAAATGTTTTCCATAAAATAATGaaaattctttttgttttttctgtatttcagctttgatatcaaGGCAAAATACATAAAAACAAAAAGTATTTTCACATTTTTACCGATTTAGCGACTGAACTATTATTTTTATTGATGTACCCAATGAACTGTTATTATAACAATCacaaaacaataataatattCGGTGGATAAATCAATAAAGTGGTTAAGATAACTTTGCTAATCTATATTTcatctttgttttaaccaaaaaacaaaaaaacagcTTTTAAAACGATAAAAAAAATGTACAAAGATTTAATCACTCTAAAAATAGACAAGTgcataaaacaataaaataatgaaaatatgttgtGTTTTTATACGGTTCACCTTTTATTATATATGCAACCCAATGAATCAAACATACCTGTTGCAATATATTCAGGTGCAGCATAACCATTTGTTCCAACAACCCTAGTTGAAACATGTGTATTGTCACCTACAGGACCATTCCTAGCTAAACCAAAATCCGAAAGCTTCGCATTAAACTCCTAAAAATTCAACAACAAAAAATCATTAGTAACACATAGATAATGTAAAATATCTTCATCTttttaaattaaaacaaaatctagataaatttttttttgaataataCCGTATCTAGGAGTATATTAGAAGCCTTGAGATCTCGATAAATAATACAGGGTACTTTACTATGCAAGAAAGCTAACCCTTCTGCTACATCAATGGCAATCCGCATCCGTGTGGCCCACGGCATCGGTTGCACATTTTCTGTAAAGAAAGCGTACAATAATTTCAATAATTTATATTGAAATTTTGTAAAATTTATGGGtcctaatttttcttttttaatagtATAGGACCCACAAAATGAATATTAGAACATGCTTTTTAAAAGTGAGACTCACTTTTAAACAAGTGGTTATCCAAGCATCCTTTGGGCATGTACTCATACACAAGAAGCCGGTTTTCACATTCTTCACTATACCCAATGAGTTTGACCAGATTTTTATGATGAAGCCTTCCCATATACTCAAGCTCAGTCTGCAAAtcaagaaaaataacaaaattcgCTGTATAAGTTTGacttcttgaaaaaaaaaaaaaaagatcatcACTTACAAGCCATTCCCGGTGACCTTGCCGGCTATCAGCTTTGAGTATTTTCACAGCCACCACTAATCCGGTGCCAGGTTTGGCCGGAGCAAAGGTGGTCTCGTCGATCCACCCTTTAAAAACTTGACCAAAACCGCCCTCACCCAGAAGGCTATCTGGCCGGAAGTTTTTGGTGGCGGTTTTCAGATCATGCAAGCTAAAGGCTTTGAGGTTAATGGGGATAGGGAGATTTTGGTCTCTGGGTGCTTTTGAAACTTTGTTGAAGGTGACTGTTTTTGTCTGATTCTTGGAATCTTTTGAGCTCGATTTTACCTTGTTATTGATCATATCGTCTACAATATATAAGCTACAAGTTAGCAAAATCAAAATTGAGAAATCTCGGAATCACACAAACTTAAAAATAATGGAATTCGTAATTGAAACGGAGATATTAGAACTGAGAAAGCTCGGAATCACacaattaaaaccctaattgcgattatcaagtggaatcacaatcgAAGCATTAAGCGGAAGAAGAAAGAGTATTACTACTGTAATTATACATACCAAGAAATTGACCGGAAGACGCATGAGCAACATTGGCAGGCTTTCCGACACAAATACCCATTTGAGAATTGAGAGTGGTGGTGTGCTGCAAATTGAAATTGGGGGTGGTCAAGGAAAGAAGAGATTGAATGGATTAATATATTGATGGCGTATGAGGAGTGGGGTTGATAATTCTGGTCTGCTGTTTGAATTTATTTAGTCAAAGGGTAAGAAATTGGCATCATCATGTGATACTGATTGATGTATGGAACCTTCATGCGAAACCCAAACAGTCAATAGTAAACCCGAAGAGGAAACCCGTTTTGTTTTGGATGATGAAATCtggcttttgatttttcaaaagcgTATACTTTTGAGTCTTTGACGTTCGAGAGTAATAAAGGCCTGGTCAGTTGGATCAGAACTCGGATTTATACGTGAGAAATGGTGTAGGCATTGTAGAATGCCACCTACTCCCAAACTAACATCCACGTCAGCCAAATTTTTCCAAAAGGAGGGAGATTT is a window of Lactuca sativa cultivar Salinas chromosome 1, Lsat_Salinas_v11, whole genome shotgun sequence DNA encoding:
- the LOC111900584 gene encoding probable serine/threonine-protein kinase PBL18, giving the protein MGICVGKPANVAHASSGQFLDDMINNKVKSSSKDSKNQTKTVTFNKVSKAPRDQNLPIPINLKAFSLHDLKTATKNFRPDSLLGEGGFGQVFKGWIDETTFAPAKPGTGLVVAVKILKADSRQGHREWLTELEYMGRLHHKNLVKLIGYSEECENRLLVYEYMPKGCLDNHLFKKNVQPMPWATRMRIAIDVAEGLAFLHSKVPCIIYRDLKASNILLDTEFNAKLSDFGLARNGPVGDNTHVSTRVVGTNGYAAPEYIATGHLTQKNDVYSFGVVLLELLSGRRAIAEERAGGVEETLVEWVKPFLSDTKRVLRIMDTRLGGQYSKKGAQAVAALASKCLHNDHRFRPPMAEVLASLQKIQNVQKEVVRVSPCREEGKLGGLKEISGAINSR